Below is a window of Arabidopsis thaliana chromosome 2, partial sequence DNA.
CTTTAAAGATTGTTACGTGTAGGATGTTGATTATGAGGCTACCATGGAAACTAAGCTTTCAATTGCCAAGAAAATCTTTGACATAGAGAAAGACCAGACTTTGAACTCAAGCACCTTCCAGAAATTCTTCTCTGAAAACGAGGTATGCTTCAAAATCTGATATTGTTTCCTTGATATCTCTTGAGAATTGTCTGCATAGAACTTATGCCTCCAAAGGCCACGTCAGCGTTCCATTGGCTTACggatttttgttatctttgaAAGGGCTGGTTGAAACCATATGCAGCTTTCTGCTTCCTTCGTGACTTTTTTGAGACTTCAGATCATAGTCAGTGGGGGACCTTTTCTGACTATACAGACGACAAGGTATAATTTGCTTTTATGTTGTTCAAGTTTAAGTTGTGATCGAATTAGTTCAAGCTTTCCAGATGTATTTCATATAGTTTCAGTAATTTCTCACATCTCCAAATAACATTTGCCACAGCTTGAAAAATTGATATCCAAGGACAACTTGCACTATAACACTATATGCTTCCACTACTACATTCAGTACCATTTACATGTACAAGTAAGTATGTTCTGATTTATCTAGTTATATTCCATTCTTGTAAGTGAAGTCGGTTACTGGATGTTTCATCTAAAGTGTGTTCTGGTTCCATTTTCAAAAGTTGTCAGCAGCAGCAGAATATGCAAGGAAGAAAGGAGTTGTGCTGAAAGGAGACCTACCTATTGGCGTTGACAGAAACAGTGTTGATACGTGGGTTTACAGGAATCTGTTTCGCATGAATACGTCAACTGGAGCACCTCCAGACtattttgacaaaaatggTCAGAACTGGGGATTTCCTACTTATAACTGGGAGGAAATGTCAAAAGACAACTATGCCTGGTGGCGTGCTCGCCTAACACAGGTTGGAATTATTGTCCTTACCAGCCACATCCTTTGTAGATCTGAAGGCTGACCACATTGCATACTTGCTTTGCAGATGGGGAAATATTTCACAGCATACAGGATTGATCATATATTGGGATTCTTCAGAATCTGGGAGCTTCCAGCTCATGCTATGACTGGTTTAGTGGGGAAGTTCCGTCCATCTATTCCTTTAAGTCAGGTACACAAGCTACATGCTTacagttaaaaaaaacttggctTTGAGAGTTACTTGATGATAAAACTGCTGCTGATGCAGGAAGAGTTGGAAAAGGAGGGAATATGGGATTTTGACCGCTTAAGCAAGCCCTATATCCAGAAGAAGTTTCTTGAGGTTAGTTTTCCATCACATTTATTATGATCTGCCTCTGTCACAGCTTAGTTAGTTTGTGAGTTTTCAATCTCATTACCTATTTGTTGATAATATGTCATTGTTCTGTTCCTTCAGGAGAAATTTGGAGATTTTTGGCCTTTTATTGCATCAAACTTTCTTAATGAAACTCAGAAGGACATGTATGAGGTTAGTAAAAATCCTCATTTAGAGATCGTTTTCCTTTGGAGAACCAAGTCTTACCTTTTTCTGTCCAAAACTCTGTGGTGTTTTTTGCTAAGTGGATGTATTAAATCTTTCTTAATTGGTTTCCTTTAATTGTACTCTAGTTCAAGGAGGACTGCaacacagagaagaagattgtagCAAAGCTGAAGTCATTGGCTGAGAAGTCTTTGTTGCTAGAAAATGAGGACAAAGTTCGACGTGATGTCTTTGACATTTTACGGGTAAACTTTCATGCATCACAAGGGCTTTCCagatttcttctccttgttaTATAAAGTGACTCTGTCCACTTCACGTCTCTCTCAAGTCCACTGTCCCAATTGTTTATTTCTGTTGAACTTGTGTCCCTAGAATGTTGTTCTGATCAAAGATCCAGAGGATGCAAGAAAATTCTATCCTCGCTTTAATATTGAGGATACTTCAAGCTTCCAGGATTTGGATGATCACAGGTACATTCAAAACCTTTTCCCAGTCACTTCCCAAATAGAGTAGTCTGCTCTTGTTCCTTTGATTTTATATCGCCCATGAACATTTACACAGATCCTCTCTTGCTATTGTATCGTGCTGTATTTTTCTACTTTTCATCAATATGGGAAAATCTGATTAAGGTTTTCTCATACAGCAAAAATGTTCTGAAGAGGCTATACTATGACTACTATTTCCAACGCCAAGAGGATCTATGGAGAAAAAATGCTTTGAAAACCTTGCCTGCTCTGTTGAATTCATCTAATATGCTGGCATGTGGGGAGGATCTGGGTCTCATTCCATCTTGTGTACATCCTGTatgtgctctgttttctttctcttggtTCATCCAACTTCTTTATAAAACTTGTGTAGAAGCATATGCTAAAATTAATAGTTACTCAGGTTATGCAAGAACTGGGATTGGTTGGCCTTCGCATCCAGCGCATGCCAAGTGAGTCCGATGTGAAGTTTGGGATTCCGTCTAATTATGACTATATGACGGTTAGATATTTTTCCTCAGACTTCTGTCTTTCTTACTTATAGCTTCCTACCGTTCATTTTCTGAGAATTTTGTAATGGGTGAGTGATTCACTGCATAATTCAAACTATCGTCTTAATATTTTAGGTGTGTGCTCCTTCATGCCACGACTGCTCTACCCTGCGAGCTTGGTGGGAAGAGGACGAAGAGAGAAGACAGCAGTACTTCAAGGAAGTGATTGGTGTAGATGGAATCCCTCCAAGTCAGTGTATTCCAGAGATAACTCATTTCATTCTGAGGCAACATGTTGAAGCTCCATCAATGTGGGCTATTTTCCCGCTTCAGGTAATCATCACCACTGTCCGACTTCTCAGATTTATTAGAACTTTTTATGAGGCTCAATAACAGtatgtgttgtttgtttttttcctctggAACAATTTAGGATATGATGGCTCTGAAAGAAGAGTACACTACTCGTCCTGCAACAGAGGAGACAATCAATGATCCAACAAACCCCAAACACTACTGGAGATACCGTAAGTATTTACTACTAACTAACACACAACCCTAAGAACTATACCAGTTTTAACTTAGACTGTTTTTTGTGCATATAGGCGTACACGTGACTTTGGACTCGCTTCTAAAGGACACTGACCTGAAGTCAACCATCAAGAACCTCGTTTCCAGCAGTGGAAGATCTGTTCCTGCTAATGTTTCTGGTGAAGACATCAACAAAAGCCGAGGAGAAGTTATAGCCAATGGCTCGACTAAGCCAAACCCATAAAGCAATAAGCCTTCTGATTTCCTGTTTGGTTCCACATATGTTgcttattagttattatcaTTATCACTCAAAATAGTACAAGCTCTCAACATCATTGTCCATAAGACATAAAACTCTGTATTTGTTGTTCCTGTCCAAAATAAAATCCTCAATTTTCGGTGTTAACTTAGATAAGGAGGTagcttttaagttttttttttttttttaacctttcttttttaattatagcAAAACTCTGATTTTCATAACCGAAAAACGCGGGAATATCAGAAAcgtaaataaagaagagacatTTATAGCATAACAGAAATAAATTTAGAGGAAAAGggttttgaagaaagagaaaaaataagaaaacaaaaaaaaagaaaggaggaagaagtATCGTTTCGAAAGAGGGGAGTCTCAGGAAAAAAAGGACAGAATTTTTTTCCGGTGACAGTGTCGGTGTCTCTGACGCTCCTCTCTGTTTTCAATCTTTCTCCGTCTCTCCCTGAATGCCTTCGTCCGTATTCAGGGTTCGTCTATTGATTCTTCTCCAAGCAATCTTAATCATTCTTTAAGGCCTGCTTCCATgtgaatcatcttcttctcttttgtttctgcaGAAAATTGCGGCGATTCATGGTTGGAGGAGCGAATACTTAAAGGGCACAATGGATTCAAGCGAAGCAAAGGACACACCATCTTGTGGCTGTATATAGATCCAAGTTGATTTGtaggtttttgaaaaaaaatacgaaattttgttttagttgtgtaaatatataaataggAGTGCCAAAGAGTTTTGGCATGAATTGCTTGGCTACGACCATAATCATCACCTGCAAGCCCACATTGATCTCGGATATGGCCGTGGCTATTGATCCTTTCAGTGACAAGTTCCCTTACTTTAACCGATCCTCTCAAAGATGCAGACTTCAATCCCTTACCAACCTTGACTTCAACTTCCTCGCGCAATCCTTTAATCATACGTTTGAAGATGACAACATCCATCGTAGTGTTTCCTCTCCTTGCTTTTCCATAGCTGCGTCTGCTAATATGGAGGAAGATCTCAAAGCAACCACGGCTCCACGGATTGAGATTCTTGGTGGACAGAGAGTGCCCACCGTTCGTGCTCTTGTGGCTGAGGTGACCATGGCTATGGTTTCTGGAGCTCAGCCTTTGCTTTTACCAAGTGGCATGGGAGGTGCTTATCTCTTGCAAACCGGAAAGGGACATAACATTGCTGTGGCTAAACCGGTTGATGAAGAGCCTCTAGCTTTCAATAATCCTAAAAAGTCTGGAAATTTGATGCTCGGGCAACCGGGAATGAAACATTCAATTCCTGTTGGCGAGACGGGTATCAGAGAACTAGCTGCCTACCTTTTGGATTACCAAGGCTTTTCTGGTGTTCCACCAACAGCATTGGTTAGTATCTCACATGTCCCATTCCATGTCAGTGAtgccttctctttctcctccatGCCCTATAAGGTTGCTTCCTTGCAGCGATTTGTGGGTCATGATTTTGATGCAGGAGAATTGGGTCCAGGAAGCTTCACGGCTACTTCGGTTCATAGGATTGGAATACTTGATGTGAGACTCCTGAACCTTGACAGACATGCTGGAAATATGCTAGTGAAGAGATGTGACAAAAAGGAAGCTTATAATCGACTTGGGACCGCTGAGCTTGTGCCTATTGATCATGGTCTCTGCCTCCCTGAATGCCTAGATGATCCTTACTTTGAATGGCTAAACTGGCCTCAAGCTTTGGTTCCATTCTCTGACACTGAACTGGATTATATATCCAATCTTGACCCTTTCAAAGACGCAGAACTTCTGAGAACTGAACTACACTCTCTGCCGGAATCTGCCATAAGGGTCCTCGTCGTCTGCAcagttttcttaaaacaagCAGCAGCTGCAGGGCTCTGTCTCGCGGAGATAGGCGAGAAGATGACTCGGGATTTCTCCAAGGGTGAAGAGAGTTTCAGTCTGTTAGAGACCCTCTGCACCAAAGCGAAAGCAAGTGTCTTTGGCAAAACAAGCGAAGACAGTGACTATAGTCATGAAGGAAATGAAGTGAACACAGAGTTACAGTGTGGAATGTTTAAGTTTGACGGTGGAGATACACCATGTGAAGCGGAGATTTCAGAGGTATTTCATGTATCTAAACCACCTTTGGTTCCAAGAGGGCCACGTGCAAACACCATCCCTAACGATGTAACTGCTTCCATGTCGTCATCACAAAACCAGCGGATTACTCATCAAGAGAAAagtgcaaaagaaaagaagagaggaggCAAGCAAGAAAGATGCACCGTGAGGAGCAAGAGCCCACCGATCAGTCCAAACCATGATGAATCAAAAGGAGTTTCCTTCGTGGACATGACAACAGTTGAATGGGATACGTTCCTGCAGAGCTTCCAGACACTTTTGCAAGATGCACTGAGCAAAGGGTCAACGCCAAGATTAGGATGCTCCTGCGAAATTTGAGGAAATCGATTAATAGAAGACAGGAAAACGACAACCAAAGAGATAAAATCTCATAAGGTTAACTTTCAGGTGTTTATATATAGGTACAAGTGTGCATTACTGCCAAGATGACCATAGTGCAAGCTGTAGGCTAACTATCAATACCTTAGAAAGCATATGGATTATGAGACGAGCAGAGTAAGCCGTCCACTCCAAtacttcttatttttcttctttctgatcCCCTTTTGTATCATGTTATTCTGAAACATTTAAGTACCAAATGtttctatacaaaaaaataatcaattataaTGTAACTGATGTAATCAGGAGTATATACACTCAAGTTAAGTTTCTAGTTTACATGGTCTATGTACTTTCTGGTTGAGAGCAAATATAATACTGTGGGACGATAACATAAGGTTCATTTTGATAACACACatgaattaatttatatgtaaagaAGTTGAATGTTGAATAATAATGTGCAAGAATTGGATACTACTAGTAGATCCTTTCGGCTGTAGACACTGGCCGCAGGAAGACTACAATGACTGTGATGTTGTCACCACTACCACGTGCTGCAGCTTCAGTTGCTAATCTCTTTGAACACATTGAAGGTTCTTTTACAGTATCCCTGATTATACCAATAACTTCTTCATCGTTCATAACATCCCAGAGCCCGTCGCTTGCCATTACCTACCACATTCAACCTATTATTATTCTCAACCGTCTAATAAACAATCAAAGTTGCATATATATGACACGAAAGTAAGATACAATTTACCAAGAACTCATCGTCAGCTGATAGAATTGTCTCACTAATCTCTGGTTCTGCTGTTACAGCTGGCTTCAGGTCATCATCACCTATTGACCGAGTAACCTGTTACAAAGcaggattttcaaaaaatggaCCAACATCATTTTGGATTTTCCTCTAATCTCAGCTATTACTTTGATATCATTTTAAGGAAGTCTATCAAGTACATAACGACCAAACCTGAAGTCCAGCAGGAGCAACTCTCCATGTGTCAACCAACCATTCAATACGTCCACCTTCTCCAATCACACGATTTCTTTCATCAATACAAGTTGCAAGATGTGCCTGAGTACCAATGGCGAAGTTGATTTATGCGGGGAGATGGAAAAGAGGGCACCAATAGAATACAAACTTAGCTCACTTTCAGTATGGTAGTCTCATCTCACCTTACTTAGAGCAAAAGGGTGACCGGCGCGGCATAAAATTGCCCTGGAGTCACCAACATTCGCAACGAAAAGCTTATTCTCTACTAGGAGAGAGGCTATAGCAGTACAACCAGGATGCCAGTCTTTCTGACTCACCCTTTTTGACTGACGATGGGAATCCAGTTCTTGTCTGAAAGCTAAATCTGTCCTAACAAATGCTTGTGACAATGCCTCGCCAGCGCTGAAAATGAAACATGCCAATGGGTTTTTCGAACAAACCATGCTGAGAATATGAAAAGATTGAACTGAGCATTAACCTTGTGGAACATAAGCTTTGAACTAGTCCTGGCAAAACTTGAGCAGAAAATTCAGCAGCTGCAGCGCCTGCATGTCATTCAAGATGCTATTTTATATCCTATTTGATGGATAGCTAAAGAATTTGGagtaaaaagagagagggCACAAGTAAGAATTTGGAGTTTAATGCGTCCTGGATAAAATTGGCAGTTGGTATACCTCTATGACCATCGAAGATGGCAAATAAGTGGATGCTTTCCTCATTACACATGTGCGGTATGATGAAGTGTGTATCTTCCAtggattctcttcttccacatgTTGCAAAAGACCCACAAGAAATTACTGGGACATATCTTGAAGGTTCATCTGTTGAACTAGACCATAATTTCACATCAAAGACAGTGGAAACAGACGATTTCTTGGATAAACACTCCCCTTGACTAAACCAATTAACGGTGTCCCTGTAATCTCCTGAATTTTTAATGATGTCCGCCCCATCCGTATCACTCTGGGAATTAGAAGTTTTCTCAAGGAGATGACCTTGCTGTTTTCCTCTCACTTGTTCCCAAATTGATTCTAGTTCCAAAACCACATTGTCCGAAGAAGGTCGTTTAGACGGATCAGATTCCCAGCAGTTTTGTATCAGAGATAGCAAACTCTTTGGAAGGTGCAATCCAATTTCAGCAAGAGCTGGTCGCAGACCAGAAGACACAATGGCAACTGTAAGTTGCTGTTCTGTGTAATTCATCTCTAAAACAGTGTGAGCCTGCCATCAAGATATGCAAAGGGAAACACTATGTGTCATGAATGAAAAGAACAAGAATGCATTCATATAAACTGCTATATGTccataaaatcatatatatttatcacaGAAATCGTAAGAATTGGGCTTGCCAAGATATAGCAATATCATTGAACGGCAAATGAATGCAATTCAGGAGCctgaatatatgaaaatacagTATATCGTATATAAAGGCTTCTCCCAGAGATAATAATGTCAAAATGCGAAATGaggaaagaaaattttaacCTGAGCTTCTGCACGACGATCAGTATATGGAACAACTCCAGTTAAAAGCTCACTGCAATGtaagatggaaaaaaaattcataaccaCAGGGATCTTTTAGGAAGAAAGCTAAATATACTCCAAACGAAATATAAGATCTAAAGAAAAGTTGAATGTAAGAAAATACgaagaaaaaactttacaatttCTACTCAAAGATAATTCTTACTTGATCAAAATCCCAAAGCTATAAATATCTGCTTTCTCAGTATACATGTCTTTCCTCAGTATTTCAGGGGCCATGTAAATAAGTGTTCCGACCATATTCTTTTTGTGGAATCCACCAGTTGGCTTCCCAGACGATCTCCAATTCTGCAGATTAACTTCGCGCAAATTCTTCTTGTATTCAGCTAAACCAAAGTCAGCCAGATATGGGAAAAACTTCTCGTCAAGctgcaacaacaaaagctCACTTAAGCATCACACACAAATTTcataaagaaacagaagaagtaCCTATCCTATATGAAATAAGCACATAACAAGATAGAGAATCTAGagaatggaagaagagaattacAAGAACATTTGCTGGTTTCACATCCCTATGAACAATCCCGTTGTTGTGAAGATATTGCAATGCCTTTGCtgaaaaaaacgaaacagaTAGAATCAGATATTCAAATTAGTAACCATTGAAAAGTTtatgacaagaagaagaaatcgtcAGAGTCACACACGAATGGCAAAAAAGAAGGTTCCTTTGAGACAAGTAGAGTCACATACCCAAGTGAAGCGTGATCAGTAACACTTGATCAATACTCGGAGACCACTCCTCGACGTGTAACTTCTCAGCTAAAGTCCCAGACTCGTAGaagtcaaagaaaaacatgtaatTTGGAGGCTTCGCATGTGCTGCTAGTAACTTAGCCACACCAGGATGATTGAGATTGCTTCACCAATCCACagcaaagtaagaaaaaaacaacattttgaaaatggTACGAAATTTAAAATGGAAatggaaaatgaaagagagaccATGAGAGCTGCAAATTCCTGTGGAACTTGTCAAGGTCATCGGAAGTAGACAAGATAGGCTTCTTCGCTGCTACTCTTCGGCCATCGAGAATCGCTTCATAAACAACACTCTCTGATCCTGAAAATTTCTCCAGACAAATCGAATTCAAACGAATGAAGATTGCGGGAGTGAGAGGGAGAGGGGGAACtggggaagagaagaaacagtaCCTTTAGCGATTGGGGAGAGAAGagtgaaggaagaagaagggagaTGAAGAGGGATCGATTCACTGGTGCAACATCCTCTAATGCATGTGTTTGGTTTCACAATTTCCATCACCATTTTTCTCCACCGGAAAAACAAACGACGAACAGAGAACCGATCGAGCGTGATGACGACGACGAATTCCCCAATTTCGCAGTTTCAACAGTAACCTCGTAGAATGCATACCGTTTTCATGTGTTTGGAACGCTctcaaattaatataaaccACACACAGCGTGccgctttttgtttttcttatctctttGACCTTTCAGAGAGAACGAAACGCACAGCCTCTCAGGTGAAGACACGTGTCATTTGTTCCTTGACTTGTCACTTTCATACCTTAATCGCCAAGTAACGTAAAAGATACCGACATGGCCAAAACCTACGAATCTGAAATTTGAAGAAGCATAAGTTTGTCTATTAAAGATGGAATCAAAGACGTTCTGGATCgttactcttcttctctgtggAACAATTCAATTAGCGATTTGCAGATCAGAAGAGAAAAGCACAGAGAAGACGATGATGCTAGGAGGCGTTCATGATCTCCGAGGAAATCAGAACAGTGGAGAGATCGAGAGTCTCGCTCGATTTGCCATTCAAGAACATAACAAACAACAGGTTTttaaatcctctgttttcgaTCTGATTATAATAACCTATGAATATATCTTTATCtgattagtttttgttttttccggGTAAGTACAGAACAAAATTCTTGAGTTCAAGAAGATTGTCAAAGCAAGGGAGCAGGTAGTTGCAGGAACGATGTACCACTTAACCCTAGAAGCAAAAGAAGGTGATCAGACTAAGAATTTTGAAGCCAAAGTGTGGGTGAAGCCATGGATGAACTTCAAACAGTTGCAGGAGTTCAAGGAATCATCTTCTTGAATTTCACTTGTTCAAGTTAATGATTACAAATGCTCTGagagtaattaattatatgtGTGTAAAATACTTTGCTATATGCGAAACCTAAAAAGTTAATGTAATCAAGAAACTTGTTCTTATGTCCTGCAAATATCTTTGTATGTTTGTTTCCTGTTTATTCTTATGTTTCAAGTTACAACATTGCACTGATTGAAAGATCGTAAACCCAATGACAAAGA
It encodes the following:
- the DPE2 gene encoding disproportionating enzyme 2 (disproportionating enzyme 2 (DPE2); FUNCTIONS IN: 4-alpha-glucanotransferase activity, heteroglycan binding; INVOLVED IN: polysaccharide metabolic process, circadian rhythm, maltose catabolic process, maltose metabolic process, starch catabolic process; LOCATED IN: cytosol; EXPRESSED IN: 23 plant structures; EXPRESSED DURING: 13 growth stages; CONTAINS InterPro DOMAIN/s: Immunoglobulin-like fold (InterPro:IPR013783), Carbohydrate-binding-like fold (InterPro:IPR013784), Glycoside hydrolase, family 77 (InterPro:IPR003385), Glycoside hydrolase, catalytic core (InterPro:IPR017853), Glycoside hydrolase, carbohydrate-binding (InterPro:IPR002044), Glycoside hydrolase, subgroup, catalytic core (InterPro:IPR013781); BEST Arabidopsis thaliana protein match is: disproportionating enzyme (TAIR:AT5G64860.1); Has 35333 Blast hits to 34131 proteins in 2444 species: Archae - 798; Bacteria - 22429; Metazoa - 974; Fungi - 991; Plants - 531; Viruses - 0; Other Eukaryotes - 9610 (source: NCBI BLink).) is translated as MMNLGSLSLSTSKSSKPMVSISFWIPYFTHWGESLLVCGSAPGLGSGNVKKGLLLKPSQQDDQLIWSGSVSVPPGFSSDYCYYVVDDSKSVLRSEFGMKRKLVVPETLTGGESVHLRDLWQSGDQALPFRSAFKDVIFHHSFDVKVEKPLGVFMNKSDQDDSVVVQFKICCPDIGEGTSVYVLGTPEKLGNWKVENGLRLNYVDDSIWEADCLIPKADFPIKYRYCKVQKEDSIGFESGGNRELSLHSIGSKQEYIVMSDGLFRAMPWRGAGVAVPMFSVRSEDDVGVGEFLDLKLLVDWAVDSGLHLVQLLPVNDTSVHKMWWDSYPYSSLSVFALHPLYLRVQALSERLPEDIKEEIQKAKNQLDKNDVDYEATMETKLSIAKKIFDIEKDQTLNSSTFQKFFSENEGWLKPYAAFCFLRDFFETSDHSQWGTFSDYTDDKLEKLISKDNLHYNTICFHYYIQYHLHVQLSAAAEYARKKGVVLKGDLPIGVDRNSVDTWVYRNLFRMNTSTGAPPDYFDKNGQNWGFPTYNWEEMSKDNYAWWRARLTQMGKYFTAYRIDHILGFFRIWELPAHAMTGLVGKFRPSIPLSQEELEKEGIWDFDRLSKPYIQKKFLEEKFGDFWPFIASNFLNETQKDMYEFKEDCNTEKKIVAKLKSLAEKSLLLENEDKVRRDVFDILRNVVLIKDPEDARKFYPRFNIEDTSSFQDLDDHSKNVLKRLYYDYYFQRQEDLWRKNALKTLPALLNSSNMLACGEDLGLIPSCVHPVMQELGLVGLRIQRMPSESDVKFGIPSNYDYMTVCAPSCHDCSTLRAWWEEDEERRQQYFKEVIGVDGIPPSQCIPEITHFILRQHVEAPSMWAIFPLQDMMALKEEYTTRPATEETINDPTNPKHYWRYRVHVTLDSLLKDTDLKSTIKNLVSSSGRSVPANVSGEDINKSRGEVIANGSTKPNP
- a CDS encoding protein kinase family protein / protein phosphatase 2C (PP2C) family protein is translated as MVMEIVKPNTCIRGCCTSESIPLHLPSSSFTLLSPIAKGSESVVYEAILDGRRVAAKKPILSTSDDLDKFHRNLQLSCNLNHPGVAKLLAAHAKPPNYMFFFDFYESGTLAEKLHVEEWSPSIDQVLLITLHLAKALQYLHNNGIVHRDVKPANVLLDEKFFPYLADFGLAEYKKNLREVNLQNWRSSGKPTGGFHKKNMVGTLIYMAPEILRKDMYTEKADIYSFGILINELLTGVVPYTDRRAEAQAHTVLEMNYTEQQLTVAIVSSGLRPALAEIGLHLPKSLLSLIQNCWESDPSKRPSSDNVVLELESIWEQVRGKQQGHLLEKTSNSQSDTDGADIIKNSGDYRDTVNWFSQGECLSKKSSVSTVFDVKLWSSSTDEPSRYVPVISCGSFATCGRRESMEDTHFIIPHMCNEESIHLFAIFDGHRGAAAAEFSAQVLPGLVQSLCSTSAGEALSQAFVRTDLAFRQELDSHRQSKRVSQKDWHPGCTAIASLLVENKLFVANVGDSRAILCRAGHPFALSKAHLATCIDERNRVIGEGGRIEWLVDTWRVAPAGLQVTRSIGDDDLKPAVTAEPEISETILSADDEFLVMASDGLWDVMNDEEVIGIIRDTVKEPSMCSKRLATEAAARE
- the PI4K GAMMA 1 gene encoding phosphoinositide 4-kinase gamma 1 (phosphoinositide 4-kinase gamma 1 (PI4K GAMMA 1); FUNCTIONS IN: inositol or phosphatidylinositol kinase activity, phosphotransferase activity, alcohol group as acceptor; INVOLVED IN: biological_process unknown; LOCATED IN: cellular_component unknown; EXPRESSED IN: tapetum, microspore; CONTAINS InterPro DOMAIN/s: Phosphatidylinositol 3-/4-kinase, catalytic (InterPro:IPR000403); BEST Arabidopsis thaliana protein match is: Protein kinase superfamily protein (TAIR:AT3G56600.2); Has 555 Blast hits to 545 proteins in 145 species: Archae - 0; Bacteria - 2; Metazoa - 130; Fungi - 70; Plants - 264; Viruses - 0; Other Eukaryotes - 89 (source: NCBI BLink).), whose amino-acid sequence is MNCLATTIIITCKPTLISDMAVAIDPFSDKFPYFNRSSQRCRLQSLTNLDFNFLAQSFNHTFEDDNIHRSVSSPCFSIAASANMEEDLKATTAPRIEILGGQRVPTVRALVAEVTMAMVSGAQPLLLPSGMGGAYLLQTGKGHNIAVAKPVDEEPLAFNNPKKSGNLMLGQPGMKHSIPVGETGIRELAAYLLDYQGFSGVPPTALVSISHVPFHVSDAFSFSSMPYKVASLQRFVGHDFDAGELGPGSFTATSVHRIGILDVRLLNLDRHAGNMLVKRCDKKEAYNRLGTAELVPIDHGLCLPECLDDPYFEWLNWPQALVPFSDTELDYISNLDPFKDAELLRTELHSLPESAIRVLVVCTVFLKQAAAAGLCLAEIGEKMTRDFSKGEESFSLLETLCTKAKASVFGKTSEDSDYSHEGNEVNTELQCGMFKFDGGDTPCEAEISEVFHVSKPPLVPRGPRANTIPNDVTASMSSSQNQRITHQEKSAKEKKRGGKQERCTVRSKSPPISPNHDESKGVSFVDMTTVEWDTFLQSFQTLLQDALSKGSTPRLGCSCEI